One Oryzomonas sagensis DNA segment encodes these proteins:
- the atpB gene encoding F0F1 ATP synthase subunit A, with protein sequence MVHPLLFLEFFRNLLAPLHLNEASADAIAYTWLIIVLLLVLSVLATSALKAIPGGLQNFMEVVVGGIENMIVETMGEHGRPYFPLIATLAIFILVSNLTGLIPGFFPPTANINTTAACAVIVFLSTHVVGIKHHGLHYLKHFMGPIAWLAPVMFFIEVIGHLSRPVSLTLRLFGNMNGHELVLMIFFGLAPFLVPLPMMLMGVLVSFIQAFVFMLLAMIYIQGSLEEAH encoded by the coding sequence ATGGTTCACCCTTTACTGTTTCTCGAGTTTTTCCGCAACCTGCTGGCGCCGCTGCATCTCAACGAGGCCAGCGCCGATGCCATCGCCTACACCTGGCTGATCATCGTGCTGCTGCTGGTGCTTTCCGTCCTGGCCACGTCGGCGCTCAAAGCGATCCCCGGCGGCCTGCAGAACTTCATGGAAGTGGTTGTCGGCGGCATTGAAAACATGATCGTCGAGACCATGGGCGAACATGGCCGTCCCTACTTCCCGCTGATAGCCACCCTGGCGATCTTTATCCTGGTCTCCAACCTGACCGGTCTGATCCCGGGCTTCTTCCCACCCACCGCCAACATCAACACCACGGCCGCCTGTGCCGTGATCGTCTTCCTCTCGACCCATGTGGTCGGGATCAAGCACCACGGCCTGCACTACCTGAAACATTTCATGGGCCCCATCGCCTGGCTGGCTCCGGTCATGTTCTTCATCGAGGTCATCGGCCACTTGAGCCGCCCGGTTTCCCTCACCCTGCGTCTCTTCGGCAACATGAACGGCCATGAACTGGTCCTGATGATCTTCTTCGGCCTGGCCCCCTTCCTGGTGCCGCTGCCGATGATGCTCATGGGCGTGCTGGTCTCCTTCATCCAGGCCTTCGTCTTCATGCTTCTGGCCATGATCTACATCCAGGGATCGCTGGAAGAGGCACACTAG
- a CDS encoding ATP synthase subunit I: protein MTTAINEDNLFAVIIKGSLALLAVLSIGGFAFFSAKAGMGILAGGIIAISNFAWLRNVLQRILGLMPAKPNLYAQIRFVGRITVTGLVLYVIITSGWFSLAGLLVGLSVIVANIIALSLYSALRTGG, encoded by the coding sequence ATGACGACAGCGATCAACGAAGATAACCTCTTCGCCGTCATCATCAAAGGGAGCCTGGCCCTGCTGGCGGTTCTGAGCATCGGGGGCTTCGCCTTTTTTTCGGCCAAGGCCGGCATGGGCATCCTGGCAGGCGGCATCATTGCCATCAGTAATTTCGCCTGGCTGCGCAACGTGCTCCAGCGCATCCTCGGACTGATGCCGGCCAAACCGAATCTGTACGCCCAAATCCGGTTCGTGGGCCGTATCACCGTCACCGGCCTGGTACTGTATGTCATCATCACTTCGGGATGGTTCTCGCTGGCAGGGCTGCTGGTGGGACTGTCCGTTATCGTTGCCAACATAATTGCACTTTCATTATATAGTGCCTTGCGCACGGGAGGTTAG
- a CDS encoding AtpZ/AtpI family protein produces the protein MDRDKRDLLRSLSMVSSMGISVVLAIGIGVWFGLALDRWLGTKPWFFYIFLFIGIAAGFKNIYVIAGREIRRDDDSDQRR, from the coding sequence ATGGATCGTGACAAACGCGATCTGCTCAGGAGCCTGTCCATGGTGTCCAGCATGGGCATCTCGGTCGTCCTGGCAATAGGGATCGGCGTCTGGTTCGGCCTGGCGCTCGACCGGTGGCTTGGCACCAAGCCGTGGTTCTTTTATATCTTTTTATTTATCGGGATTGCGGCCGGTTTCAAGAATATTTACGTGATAGCCGGCAGGGAGATCCGCAGAGATGACGACAGCGATCAACGAAGATAA
- the hemL gene encoding glutamate-1-semialdehyde 2,1-aminomutase — protein MNHTRSSALFQQAKAAIPGGVNSPVRAFKSVGADPLFIKKAAGSAIYDEDGNAFVDYVGSWGPMIVGHCHPQVIEAVKRTMDNGASFGAPTEQETILAGMVIEAVPSIEMVRMVSSGTEATMSAIRLARGYTGRDNILKFSGCYHGHADSLLVKAGSGAATFGVPDSPGVPADFAKHTLTAEYNSLDSVRKLVAENKGTIACIIVEPVAGNMGTVPPREGFLEGLREICTNEGIILIFDEVMSGFRVAYGGAQSLFGITPDMTTLGKIIGGGLPVGAFGGKREIMEKLSPSGGIYQAGTLSGNPLAMSAGIATLTLLKQPGFYEKLEEKSRQVAEGIAAAAKTAGYPIYSTRVGSMFCAFFSKNEVHDWPTASACDTKAFATYFLAMLDEGIYLAPSQFETAFVSAAHSDADIEKTIAAAAKCFRLIA, from the coding sequence ATGAATCACACCCGTTCCAGCGCTCTCTTCCAGCAGGCCAAAGCAGCAATCCCCGGCGGCGTCAACAGCCCGGTCAGGGCGTTCAAGTCCGTGGGAGCCGACCCCCTTTTCATCAAAAAGGCGGCCGGGAGCGCCATCTACGATGAAGACGGCAATGCCTTCGTGGACTACGTCGGCTCCTGGGGGCCGATGATCGTGGGGCACTGCCACCCGCAGGTGATCGAGGCGGTCAAGCGGACCATGGACAACGGCGCCAGCTTCGGCGCGCCGACGGAGCAGGAGACCATCCTGGCCGGCATGGTGATCGAGGCCGTCCCCTCCATAGAGATGGTGCGCATGGTCAGCTCCGGGACGGAGGCCACCATGAGCGCCATCCGCCTGGCGCGCGGCTACACCGGGCGGGACAATATCCTCAAATTTTCCGGCTGCTATCACGGCCACGCAGACTCCCTGCTGGTCAAGGCCGGCTCCGGCGCGGCCACCTTCGGCGTGCCCGATTCGCCCGGCGTGCCTGCCGATTTTGCCAAACACACCCTGACGGCGGAATACAACTCCCTCGACTCGGTCAGAAAACTGGTGGCCGAAAACAAGGGCACCATCGCCTGCATCATCGTGGAGCCGGTGGCCGGCAACATGGGAACCGTCCCCCCCCGGGAAGGTTTCCTGGAAGGGCTGCGCGAGATTTGCACCAACGAGGGGATCATCCTGATCTTCGACGAGGTCATGTCCGGTTTCCGGGTGGCCTACGGCGGCGCCCAGTCCCTGTTCGGCATCACCCCCGACATGACCACCCTGGGCAAGATCATCGGCGGCGGCCTGCCGGTGGGCGCCTTTGGCGGCAAGCGCGAAATCATGGAAAAACTTTCTCCGTCCGGCGGCATCTACCAGGCCGGCACCCTCTCCGGCAACCCGCTGGCCATGTCGGCCGGCATCGCGACCCTTACGCTGCTCAAACAGCCCGGCTTCTATGAAAAACTGGAAGAGAAGAGCCGCCAGGTGGCGGAGGGCATCGCCGCGGCCGCCAAGACCGCCGGCTACCCGATCTATTCCACGCGGGTCGGCAGCATGTTCTGCGCCTTCTTCAGCAAGAACGAGGTCCACGATTGGCCGACCGCCTCCGCCTGCGACACCAAGGCGTTCGCCACATACTTCCTGGCCATGCTGGATGAAGGGATCTACCTGGCGCCGTCCCAGTTCGAGACCGCATTCGTGTCGGCCGCCCACAGCGATGCCGATATCGAAAAAACCATCGCCGCCGCGGCGAAATGCTTCCGGCTCATCGCCTAG
- a CDS encoding NADH-quinone oxidoreductase subunit A, which translates to MLGAYLPILLLVIVAVLFGLVSIVLSSLIGQKKPSPVKLAPYESGCVPVGTARERFSIKFYLIAMLFILFDIEAVFLYPWAILYKKLGVFGLVEMGTFIVILFVGYIYVWKKGALEWE; encoded by the coding sequence ATGCTTGGTGCATATCTCCCCATACTTCTCCTGGTCATAGTCGCCGTGTTGTTCGGGCTGGTTTCCATCGTCCTGTCCTCGCTCATCGGCCAGAAGAAGCCTTCCCCCGTCAAGCTGGCTCCGTACGAGAGCGGCTGCGTGCCGGTCGGAACGGCCCGGGAACGTTTCTCGATCAAGTTCTACCTGATCGCCATGCTGTTCATCCTGTTCGACATCGAGGCCGTGTTCCTCTATCCCTGGGCGATCCTCTACAAGAAGCTCGGCGTGTTCGGCCTGGTCGAGATGGGAACCTTTATCGTCATTCTCTTTGTCGGTTACATTTACGTCTGGAAAAAAGGAGCACTGGAATGGGAGTAG
- a CDS encoding NADH-quinone oxidoreductase subunit B codes for MGVDNPLGDNIITTSLDALVNWSRKSSIWPMTFGLACCAIEMMAAGASHYDLDRFGIIFRASPRQSDCIIIAGTVTKKMLPVIKTVYEQMPEPKWVIAMGACACSGGIFDTYSVVQGIDEALPVDVYIPGCPPRPEALLYGLMKLQDKIMHDKNSFGSAIGLGNRIESAAA; via the coding sequence ATGGGAGTAGACAATCCGCTTGGCGACAACATCATAACCACGTCCTTGGATGCGCTCGTCAACTGGTCGAGGAAGTCGTCCATCTGGCCCATGACCTTCGGCCTGGCATGCTGCGCCATCGAGATGATGGCCGCCGGCGCTTCCCATTACGACCTCGACCGTTTCGGCATCATCTTCCGTGCCTCCCCCCGGCAGTCCGACTGTATCATCATCGCCGGTACGGTCACCAAGAAGATGCTGCCGGTCATCAAGACCGTCTATGAGCAGATGCCCGAGCCGAAATGGGTCATCGCCATGGGCGCCTGCGCCTGTTCGGGCGGGATCTTCGATACCTACAGCGTTGTGCAGGGGATCGACGAGGCGCTGCCGGTGGATGTCTATATCCCCGGGTGCCCGCCGCGCCCCGAGGCGCTCCTGTACGGCCTGATGAAACTACAGGATAAGATCATGCATGACAAGAACTCGTTTGGCTCCGCCATCGGTCTGGGCAACAGAATCGAGTCGGCTGCAGCGTAA
- a CDS encoding NADH-quinone oxidoreductase subunit C, translating into MAENNRAVVKLKEKFASSIVEVVEFRGEVTVTIKKEDLLAVLAFLKQALQFNLLTDVTAIDYLGKREERFMMVYLLYSIPNKDRLRIKAAVSEAECHIESATQVWAAANWLEREVYDLFGITFDNHPDLRRILMTPDWEGYPLRKDYPLQGPDREPYKGRLS; encoded by the coding sequence ATGGCAGAGAACAATCGCGCAGTAGTCAAGTTGAAAGAGAAATTCGCCTCTTCCATCGTCGAGGTCGTCGAGTTTCGCGGTGAAGTGACGGTGACGATCAAAAAGGAAGACCTTCTGGCCGTTCTTGCCTTTCTGAAGCAGGCCCTCCAGTTCAATCTGCTCACCGACGTGACCGCGATCGACTATCTGGGCAAGAGGGAAGAACGCTTCATGATGGTCTACCTGCTGTACTCCATCCCCAACAAGGACCGGTTGCGCATCAAGGCGGCCGTTTCCGAGGCGGAGTGCCATATCGAGAGCGCGACCCAGGTCTGGGCTGCCGCCAATTGGCTGGAGCGCGAGGTCTACGACCTGTTCGGCATCACGTTCGACAACCACCCCGACCTGCGGCGCATCCTGATGACGCCCGATTGGGAAGGTTATCCGTTGCGCAAGGACTACCCGCTTCAGGGGCCGGACCGGGAACCCTATAAGGGCCGCCTGTCGTAA
- the nuoD gene encoding NADH dehydrogenase (quinone) subunit D — protein sequence MATTEKMTLNMGPQHPSTHGVLRLVLELDGEVITKITPDIGYLHRGVEKLSEHRTYHQVLPLTDRLDYLAPMHNNLGYILTVEKLLDIQVPERAQTIRIIMAELTRLESHLVWLATHALDIGAMTVFLYAFREREVIMETYELISGARMTSNFFRAGGLSQDVPPEFEKKVRDFIDAMPGNLDQYEGLLTTNPIWLKRTIGNGVITAEDAIDIGITGPALRGSGVDWDLRRDNPYSGYENYQFQVPVGEKCDTFDRYKVRLVEMREACKIVTQALDRLKPGPVLADCPQVCYPPKENVYNSIEGLIHHFKIASEGYPVPEGEVYQGVENPKGELGFYIVSDGSSKPYRMRIRPPSFVNLQAIEKMAKGAMIADLVAVIGTLDVVLGEIDR from the coding sequence ATGGCTACTACGGAAAAGATGACGCTGAATATGGGGCCGCAGCACCCCAGCACCCACGGGGTTCTCAGGCTCGTTCTCGAACTGGACGGCGAAGTGATCACCAAGATCACCCCGGACATCGGCTACCTGCACCGCGGGGTGGAGAAGCTCTCCGAGCACCGCACCTACCACCAGGTCCTGCCGCTGACCGACCGCCTCGACTACCTGGCCCCCATGCACAACAATCTGGGGTATATCCTGACGGTTGAGAAGTTGCTGGATATCCAGGTCCCGGAGCGGGCCCAGACCATCCGCATCATCATGGCCGAACTGACGCGCCTCGAGTCCCATCTGGTGTGGCTTGCCACGCATGCCCTCGATATCGGCGCCATGACGGTCTTCCTCTATGCCTTCCGCGAGCGCGAGGTCATCATGGAGACCTATGAACTGATCTCCGGCGCCCGCATGACTTCCAACTTCTTCCGCGCCGGCGGCCTCTCGCAGGATGTGCCGCCCGAATTCGAGAAGAAGGTGCGTGATTTCATCGATGCCATGCCCGGCAATCTGGATCAGTACGAGGGGCTCCTGACCACCAACCCGATCTGGCTCAAGCGTACGATCGGCAACGGCGTCATCACGGCCGAGGACGCCATCGACATCGGCATTACCGGCCCGGCCCTGCGCGGTTCCGGCGTGGACTGGGACCTGCGTCGCGACAATCCCTATTCCGGGTACGAAAACTACCAGTTTCAGGTTCCGGTGGGGGAAAAGTGCGATACCTTCGACCGCTACAAGGTGCGCCTGGTGGAGATGCGGGAAGCATGCAAGATCGTCACCCAGGCCCTCGACCGGCTCAAGCCGGGCCCGGTGCTGGCCGATTGCCCCCAGGTCTGTTACCCCCCCAAGGAAAACGTCTACAACTCCATAGAAGGTCTGATCCACCACTTCAAGATCGCCTCCGAAGGGTATCCCGTACCGGAAGGCGAAGTCTACCAGGGGGTTGAAAACCCCAAGGGCGAGTTGGGGTTCTACATCGTCAGCGACGGCAGTTCCAAGCCCTACCGCATGAGGATTCGGCCGCCCTCATTCGTCAACCTCCAGGCCATCGAGAAGATGGCCAAGGGGGCCATGATTGCCGACCTGGTGGCTGTAATCGGAACGTTGGACGTCGTTCTTGGCGAAATAGACAGATAA
- a CDS encoding complex I 24 kDa subunit family protein produces the protein MSEAVAQQAKEQEPEVDLSIADKVIDKYIDLPGNLMPVLQGVQDEYGYVPRKVADYVAERLNVYPSQIYGVLTFYAQFHLKPRGKFIIRVCVGTACHVSGAPRIVETFFDKLHIGHAETTPDLRYTFEKVACLGACGMAPLAMVNDDTFGKMTVQKVDEIIAEYNQRPMK, from the coding sequence ATGAGTGAAGCAGTTGCGCAACAGGCAAAAGAACAGGAACCGGAAGTAGACCTCTCCATAGCCGATAAGGTTATCGATAAATACATCGATCTGCCGGGCAACCTGATGCCGGTCCTTCAGGGGGTCCAGGACGAGTACGGGTATGTGCCCCGCAAGGTTGCCGACTATGTCGCCGAGCGGCTGAACGTCTACCCCAGCCAGATCTACGGCGTCCTCACCTTTTACGCCCAGTTTCATCTGAAACCCCGCGGCAAGTTCATCATCCGGGTCTGCGTCGGGACCGCCTGCCACGTCTCGGGCGCTCCGCGCATCGTCGAAACCTTCTTCGACAAGCTGCACATCGGCCACGCCGAGACCACGCCGGACCTGCGCTACACCTTTGAAAAGGTCGCCTGCCTGGGCGCCTGCGGCATGGCGCCGTTGGCCATGGTCAACGATGACACCTTCGGCAAGATGACGGTCCAGAAGGTTGACGAGATAATTGCCGAATACAACCAGCGGCCGATGAAATAG